agataaaaatttacatattcTAATCAAACAACTAAATAGGAGACACATGTCACACTCAAAGCAAAAAAGGGTCAAAAAACGTGTCATAACtggtcaaaaacgcgtctgaCACGCACGTCAGTTACGCGTCAACGCGTATCAGCatgtcaaaatatttaaatatgtgtCATCTACGTATCGGCTATGTATTGGAAATGTAGCATTAACATATCttcttatatttctaaaacatATTCAAAAAATGGTTTAAAACTGAGAAAAACATGTCTTTCTTTTATAAGTTTAggctttaaaaaataaaatggctatttttgtattattttgttgTGATTTAGTTGGTGCAAAGAGTTTTGATTGTTAATTAGtcgattttgatgatattttgaattataaaggTTTGTTTCTTTAGTTATTGAGAAATTATTGCCGCCAATTGAATTACATCTATGATGTATCAATGGTGTATTTGCGATATATTAacgatgtatcaaatatgtatctacaatgtattgGTCATTTTGAAACAATCTAACTACATCCtccaaaaaaattcagatatttcttaaaaacaaatcatataCATCCTCCGAAAATAAGAGGATACAATTAACTTTTAGCAAAGAGAAAAATATTATCGAAATCCTCAactacaaaaaaagaaaaaaaagccaGCAACCGAAAACAGAAttataaaaatcacaaaatgcatacaaaatatataaacaatacaTATTTGAAATACTATTGAAAATGTATTTGTATCTACGATGTATCAGTGGTGTATTCATAATGTATCCAATgtgtatatatgtgatatacaCGAAAAAGAATGAAAACAATAGTAATATAATACGTTCATTAAacaatatcaaattttttattttgcataataaatgaaattttagaaataatttaattatatcccAAAGACATGTGACAGTGCAGAGTGCTGCTTTCAGTAATTAACAAGATCAGAATCATGAAACAATTGTCAATAACATTCATAACTTAAACAGAACTGCAGCTGTGATTGCAAGAAACCACTGTACTAAAAGTGAAGTGCAGTTATTTCATTGCATTTTATTTATCGACAATGATAAAGCAATTTGATGAACCACAGAGACATGACATGATCACATATGATGAGTTAATAATCAGTTCAACCACAAAGCTGCACGAGCACGCACGAGCAAGAGACCAGTAGCCATTGATTAAAGGATCATAAGAGAGGCAGACCTTGTTTAGTCATCAGGCATATCAGTCATCAGTGTTGCACCACTCCTGTAATGTTGGGGTTGCGACTCCAATATTTTTCATGTCAATAATATTGGCTGGAACGTGAATAGAAATCCATGCTAGTCAATAAGGCATCTAGTCCTTCTGTAGTAGACTAAAAACAGAATACTACATGtacaattcattttttttaaatctatattCCGAGCTTAGCAATCAGAAATGTTCTCAAATTTACCAAGAGGACAGTCTCAACAAAGGTTATGGTGCTATGATGGAATTTTAAGTTCCATCTCATCGAGGTACACTTCATTTCAGACAGAAAATGTGTTCTATTACTATCTTCAGAATTCAGATAATACCATGGCTCGATACCTCAAACCAGCTAcagttacaaaaaaatttatcCAATTTTCCCATAAAAGATTATGTCTTACTATTGTCTTTTATCCTTGTAGAACAACACAATCTGCTTACTCTATGTGTCACAAACACGAGGATATTTGTGACATATAATTTGAACTTAATGTGATGCAAACACAAATATCCAATATTGCATGCTAAAACAGAATGACTCTGGGTACAGTTTTGTCTATAGCAGTGTTTTAAAAGCTAAACCGGTAGTCGAACTAGTATGTATGGCCATTGACTCCCGGTTCAACAAACAAGTTGGCTTTTATTATGAGAAATGTTTTTCTAGtttatttcatatataaaaacaGAAACCAAAACATCCATTCTTTTGattatatttcataaaattttccACCAAAGCTTGTTACTCTAATCTAATCGAACCATCCATTTCTCGATCTAACAAAGCAGCAACAGAAGGAAGAAGGGAGAACGGGAGAGACCGTGTGTCGTGTATGACAAGTCAATTCTTTGTGAATTGCAGGCTACCTGGGTTCTTGCTGGATTCATTTCCTAGtttgtgttttgtttgattCTTATGATTtggaacatttttttttattttgttaaactGACAGGTTATTTTAACCCGCCGTTTATTTCCAGGGTTTTGGATCCAAAATGGTTGGACCAGCCTGTCCAATCCGTTATTTAAAACATTGGCCTGTAGATACCTGACTGAAGTGAAGTTAAACTCTAATGATGAAAGAATAAAATCTTCTAGTTACTTCACTGCATATTGAAATCCATCAACTGATTTTGACAAAAACATAAGGAATGGGTAAATTGCACAAAGTTCCTAATGCAGTAAAACATTGATTTTAAACTACAAATGAATAACCCTAACGGTCATAGATTTCGGACTCTGAAAATGAATGGGAGCCAACTTAAATAATATAACCAACCTTGAAGTAATAAGATACCAAATATTTAGCAAAATGAACATAAGCTTTATGCATAAGGATTTCCCAATTCTtctataacctaacaatatctttttaactatttatcaTAATCATCAAGTAAAATTCATCAAAATGTTTGTCTCAATTAAATTAAAGCATTTTATCCTTTTCTAGAACAAGCAGTGCTAAACTCGGGCAGTTATAGAATACATACCAGAATGTATCTCAGGTGTAGCAGCCGCAGTGGcatcaacaacaacaataacATCTTGGTAATCTAGTGCCACAGCATCAAACACAGTCTGCCTAATGCAATTTGGAGTTTGAACGCCTGCACATCAAGCAATAACTCAATTACACATATATCACCATGCCTCGTGGAACTCTCAAGTCCTGAAATTGCGCTTACCAGCAAACACCAAATTCTTAATTCCCTCGGTCTGAAGAAGCGAATGAAGATTAGTGTTCATAAATGCACTAAATCGTGTCTTCACCAGCTTATAATCCTCTTCTTTGATCGCAAGGCCATCAACCAGCTCTGCCCCGGTGGTTCCTTTAGCCACAGGAGGCACTTTCCCGGCAGAGTAATAATGCCGGCGGTAAAGCTCAACATCTCTTCCTTGTGGGTCATGTTCGCGAACAACCTAAACACAATGCATACACGAGGCACTATGAAACAAGTTCACCAACTTAAATTCATCAGTAATAGTCCTGATTAcatttaataaaagaaataatctGAAGCAAGCACTAGTTCGTGGTTCCTAAAATTGTTTACTCATAGTCATATGACAGCTAGGACTACAATAATCTTGCAATGGTTTCACAATTAATAAACTTCAATGACATTTGCACAAATAAAGACagccaaatttttttttcatatatatttcttttttttttag
This window of the Mercurialis annua linkage group LG5, ddMerAnnu1.2, whole genome shotgun sequence genome carries:
- the LOC126681174 gene encoding probable inactive nicotinamidase At3g16190 isoform X1, whose product is MILRVTNSLSSPFTNQSLNKTSFPTNSPVWAPVNLKPSTGQPSKNKNIAAFAKSANSNMADKFKQTALLVIDMQNDFVLEDGLMRVNGGKAIIPNVIKTVEVARQRDILVIWVVREHDPQGRDVELYRRHYYSAGKVPPVAKGTTGAELVDGLAIKEEDYKLVKTRFSAFMNTNLHSLLQTEGIKNLVFAGVQTPNCIRQTVFDAVALDYQDVIVVVDATAAATPEIHSANIIDMKNIGVATPTLQEWCNTDD